The Diaminobutyricimonas aerilata nucleotide sequence GCTCGCCGATGCCCTCGGGCTGCGCTCGGCGGGCATCCGCGTCGATGCGGTGACGCCCGACTCCGAGTACTGGCCGACCGTGCGCTCGACCGGGCCGCTCGGCCCGCTGCCCGACGTGCGCGTCGGGTCGGCGCAGCTGCTCGAGGCGACGGGAACGACCGAGGTGGCGACGGTGTTCACCGAGTTCGAGTCGGAGGCGCCGTGCGCCGTGCTCGTGCGCGCGGGTGCCGGTCGCGCGCTCGTGCTCGGCTGCGACTACCCCGTGCACCTCGACACGTGGCGGGCGCTGCTCGCGCTCGTCGACGTGCGGCCGGGGCTGACCGCGGACGCCGCGCGGCCCGGGCTCGTCGCGACGACGGTCGCGACCCCGTCCGGTGAGCGTGCACTCGTCGCGCTCAACGTCGCGCCGTATCCGCTCGAGGCGCGGCTCTCCCTCGACGGCGAGGCGCTCGGCGACCCGGTGCACCTCCCCGCGTTCGGGCACCTGTTGCGCCGCGTCTGACCCGCGTCGCGTCTGGCGGCGCTCGGTCGGTCGGTTTCCCGTCAGTAGTCGCCCTTACCGGAGGCCGATGAGGGCATCTACTGACGGAAAACGGCGCGCGAGCAGTCTCCCGCGGGGCTCAGGCGCCGGCGTTCCAGGGGAGGGCCGTCGCGAGCCGGTCGGCGCGCTCGGCGGGCGCCGCGGCGGCGACGAATCCGTCGGGACGCACGAGGTGGAACCACCCTCGCCGCAGGCGGTGGTCGGGGACCTGCTCGTGGTGGTGCACCGGCACCCCGAGCCGCGACGCGGCCGACTCGACCGCCCCGGGCGGCACGTCGCCGTACACGTGCACCTGCCACCGCATCGACCGCAGCTGCTCGGCCTCCTCCGGTCCGGTCGGTAGGCGCCGCCCGACGACGGTGCCGCGACGGCCGTTGCGTTCCGCCTTCGCCTCGTCGCGCATCCAGTAGTGGATGCGGGTCTGCGACACATACCCGAAGAACCGGGATGCGCCGGGCAGTCGCGGAACGAGCGCCGGCGCGATCGGGGCCACCGCGCGCAGGGCGACGCGGCGGAAGGTCCGCGCGACCGCCCGGTCCGACGTGACGACGTCGAACACCGCATCCGTCGTCGCGATGAGTCGTTGCGCGACCGGACGACGCTCGGCCTCGTACCGGTCGAGGGAGGCGTCGGGGGCGCCGTGCAGCACGACGTCGGCCATCTTCGCGGCGAGGTTGTGGGCATCCTGCAGGCCCGTGTTCATGCCCTGCGCGCCGACCGGGGAGTGCACATGGGCGGCGTCGCCGGCGAGGAACACCGCCCCGCGGCGGAATTCGCGCGCGACCCGGTGGTGCACCCGATAGGTGGAGAACCATCGCGACTCGCGGTAGTCCACGCCGAAGAACCGCCGCAGCCGCTCGCGCACGTGGCGTTCCGCGACCGCGGGCATCTCCGCGTTCCGCACGACGCCGATGAGCCGGTAGTCGTGGCGTCCCGCCATCGGGAACGCGAGCAGGAAGTCGCTCGTGCCGAACCGGATGTTGACGCCGCGCTCGAGCCCGGTGACCCCGACGGCGTCGGCGACGTAGAAGGTGTGCTGATTCGTCGTGCCGTCGAACGGGATGCCCGCGGACTCCCGCACCCGGGAGGAGCCGCCGTCGGCACCGACGCAGTACCGCGCGCGGATCGTCGACGTGCCGTGGTCGGTGCGCACGGTCGCCGTCACGCCGGCGCCGTCGTCGCGGAGGTCGTCGAGTGCGGTCGCCCAGCGCACCGATTCGCCACGTTCCTCGAGTGCGTCGACGAGCATCCGCTCGTTCGCGCTCTGCTCGAGCACGAAGAGCGCGGGGAAGCGGGACAGGCCCGCCGACAGTCGCGAGATGTCGACGCGGCGGAACGCCGTCGACTCGAAGCCGGGCGTCAGCGCGTCGACCCGCTTCGCGCGCTCGAGCACGCGGTCGACGAGCCCCAGCTGGTCGTAGATCTCCATCGTGCGCGCCTGCAGCACGAGCGCCCGGGATTCGCGGGTCGGCTCCGTCTTGCCGTCGATGAGCACGAACCGCACGCCGAGTCGGGAGAGGCAGTTGGCCATCATGAGCCCGGTCGGGCCGGCCCCGACGATGAGCACATCGGTGTCGTCGTCGATCTCGCCCATGCCGGCCTCCCTGCTGGTCGACGTCAGTCAACCACCGCGCAGGCGCGGCGACCAGGGTCAGTCGGCACGGGCCGCCCGGTCGGCGCGGATGAGGCGCACCGCTTCCTCCACCCCTCCCGACCACGGGGCTCCGTGTCCGGGCAGCACCCACCGGGCGCCCAGTCCCTCGAGACGCGTGAGGGATGCGATCGCCTGCTCGGGGTCGTCGGTGAACGGCGCGGCCTGCGGACCGGGGCGACCGGTGAGCACGTGGCGCGTGGTGAGTCCGTCGCCGACGAACACCGCGCCGACGGCGGGCACGTGCACGGCGATGCTGCCCGGCGAGTGCCCGGGCAGTTCGATGATGTGCGGGCTGCCCGGAAGGTCGAGCGTCTCCCCTCCCTGCAGTTCGACCACCTCGGTGAGGTGGGCGGTGCGCGCGCCGCCCTTGCTCAGGCTGTAGGCGAGGAACTGCAGGGTCGGCAGCGGGCGGAAGCCGCCGGCGCTCGCCGAGGGCTTGGCGCCGCCCCGAGCCCGCGCCGCATCCGCCGAGTGCACGAACACGGGCACGCCGTGCTCGCGCCGCAGCCGCTCGGCGAAGCCGAGGTGGTCGGAGTCGCCGTGCGTCAGCACGACGCCGCGCACGTCCTCGATCGCTCGGCCCATGTCGCGGAGCTCGGCGAGCAGGTCGCGCCAGTGTCCGGGCAGTCCGGCGTCGATCACCGTGACGCCCTCGGCCGTGTCGACGAGGTAGGCGGCGACGATGTCGTTGCCGATGCGGTGGAGGTGCGGGGCGAGTTGCATGGGGGACCTTCCGTCGAGTCATGGCTAACGTAGTTAGCCATGATGGCTAATGTCAATAGCTATACTTGGAGCATGCCGACCCCCGACCGCACCTCGCTCGCCGACATCGTGGCCGCCGGACGCGACCTGCTCGAGTCCGACGGGCCCGCCCGGCTCACGATGCAAGCGGTCGCCGACCGCGTCGGCGTGCGCGCACCCTCGCTCTACAAGCGTGTGCGCAACCGCGAGGAGCTCATGGACCTCATCGCCGAGGCGAGCGTCAGGGATCTCGGCGCCCGCTTGCGCGCGGTCGCGGAGGCCGAGCCGGATGCGCGCGGACGGCTGCGAGCGCTCGCGGTCGCGCTACGCGAGTTCGCGCACGCGCACCCGGCGGCGTTCCACCTCGTGTTCACTCCCCCGCCCGGCACGAGCGGCTCGCGCCCCGAGTCGCTCGCCGTGGCGAGCGCGCCGCTCATCGAGGTCGCGGGTGAGCTCGCCGGGCCGGAGCGGGCACTTGATGCCGCGCGCACGGTCACGGCATGGGCCAACGGGTTCCTCGGCATGGAGCTCGGTGGCTCCTTCCGCCTCGGCGGCGACCTGGACGCCGCCTTCGACTACGGCATCGACGCGCTCGCCCGCGCGCTCACCGCATCCGGGGACTGACGCCGCTCAGGAGCGGCTGAGCGCGAGCAGCTCCGGAACGAGCTCGTCGACCTGACGACGCCACTCCGCCTCGGAGAGCCGTGCCCGCGGATCCGAGGCCGCCTCCGACAGCAGGTCGATCACGCGGCGCAGCGCGGCATCGTCGACCTCCGCCGTCCGACCCGCCTCGAAGACGTCGAGCAGCTCGTCGCGCCGGTCGCGCCAGCCGCGTTCGTCGACCGTCGCGGGCGGCGGTGCCGCGCGATCGAGGGCCCGGCGGATGCGCAACACCGTGTTCGGGTCGACGACGAGCTGCGGCATCCGCTCAGCGTACCCGCCGGCTCGGCCCCGGAGGCTGTCGGCACCGGTCCCTGAGCCTCTCGAGTCCGTTCCCTGAGCCTGTCGAAGGCAACCACCACGGAGCTCGACCGTTCCCCCCGTCGGCCGTCGTGCACTGAGCGCGGATGCGGCCGGCGGCCGGCGGCGTGTCGGTTCCGACGTCCGGCGTGTCGCGTCGGAGATCCGCTCTCGCTGCACGGCGCCCGGGGGGGGGCTCAGCCCGCTGCGACCGCCGCGCGACCGAGGGCCAGACGTAGGTCGCCGGGTGCCATGTCGTCGGGGTGGTGGGTGACGAGCACGACGATGCGGTCGGCGAGCGCGACCCGCAGGCGGCGCATGAGCTCACCGGCCGTCGCCGCGTCGAGATGGGCCGTCGGTTCGTCGAGCAGCACGACGTCCGCGCGCGAGAGCAGGGTGCGGGCGATCGCGAGCCGCTGCCGCTGACCGCCCGAGAGCCCGGCGCCCTCCGAACCGAGCCGCGCATCCAGCCCGGCCGGATGGGCCCGCAGCGCGTCGGCGAGCCCGACCGCGTCGAGCGCCGCCCACAGCTCCCCGTCGCGCGGCGCGTCGTCGCGCGGGCGGGCGAGCAGCAGGTTGGCGCGCACCGTCGAGTCGAACAGGTGCCCCTCCTGAGGGCACCACACCATGCGCCGCGCGAGCGAGGTCGCGTCGAGCCCCGCGACGTCCACGCCGTCGAGCAGCACATGGCCGCGCTCCGCCGGGAGCTGTCCCACGAGCACCGAGAGCAGCGTGCTCTTGCCCGCCCCGGACGGTCCCTCGATCGCGAGCCACTCCCCGCGTTGCACGACGGCATCCACCCCCTCGACGACCGGCACGGCGGCTCCGGGCCAGCGCGCGGTCACGCCGTCGATCCGCAGCTCCTCCACGCGCGACGGCCCGGTGTCCGTGGCACGCGGCGCCGGGTCCACGGGATCGGCGAGCTCCCCCGTGCGGCGCAGCGCCGCGGCGAGCGCCGGCGCGTGCTGCACGGCGTCCACCACCGCGAGCAGCGGATCGATGAGTCCGAGCGGCAGCAGGGCGAGCACGGCGACGATCTCGGTCGGCAGCGTGCCCGCGGCGATCCCCGCGACCGTCGCCGGCAGCACGAGCACGGATGCCGCGGTGCACGCGAGCACGACGACGGCGGATCCGAGCCCGGCAGCGAGCGCCGAGCGCCGCACGGTATCGCCGGCGCGCGCGTCGAGCTCGAGAAGTTCCGCGGACGCCCGGTCGGCCGCCCCGTTCGCCCGCAGCTCCGCCGCCGCGGGAAGCGCCGCCGCCATCCGCCGCGTCAGGGCCGACGAGAACCGGCCCGCGCCGGCGGATGCGGCGGAATCGGCGACGAGCGTCACGAGCGGCGCGAGCACGAGCGCGACGGCGAGCGCCGCAGCGAACACGGGCAGGGCGGGCGCGTGCAGCAGGGCGACCGTGACGAGCGCCGCGGCGACCACCGCGACACCCACGGCGACGGGCAGCAGCACGCGCGGCACGAGGTCGCGCACCCGGTCCGCGGTGACCACGAGGTGGTCGAGCGCGGTGCCGCCGCGCAGCAGCGCGCGGGAGGAGCCGCCACGTCGCGCGAGCGCCGTCCACAAGCGGGCACGCCAGCTGCCGAGCGAGCGGAAGATCGCGTCGTGCGTGACGAGCCGCTCGGCGTAGCGCAGCGCGGCACGTCCGACGCCGAAGAACCGCACGCCGACGATGGCGACCATGAGGTACATGATCGGCGGCTGCTGCGACGCCCGCACGATGAGCCACCCCGACACGGCGGTGAGGGCCGCGGCGAACAGCGCGGCGAGCGTGCCGAGCACGATCGCCGCCGCGTAGCGCCCGAGCGCGGGACGCAGGAACGCGATCAGCACGCGCACCGGCGACGCCTCGGCACCGGATGCGGGCGCGTCGGGCGCCGGGATGGTCGGGGCCTCGGGTGCCTGCTCGACGCGCGCCTCGCGCAGTACACCGCGACCGAGCGTCACCCGGCGGTCGGCGACAGCGGCGACCTCGTGCTCGTGGGTCGCGATGAGCACGGCGACGCGTCCGCGGACGCGCGCGAGCTCGTCGACCACGAGCCGCGCGCTGTGGGCGTCGAGGTGCGCGGTGGGCTCGTCGAGCACGAGCAGCTGCGCGCCGTCGGCCACGCGCGCGACGCCGCGCGCCACCGCGAGGCGGCGCAGCTCCCCGGGGCTGAGGCGCGCGGGGTCAGCGGCGGGTTCGTGGAGCCCGAGCCGCCCGAGCACGGCGCGCAACTCGGGGTCGTCGACGCCCGGCGCGTAGCGGCGCAGCTCGCGGAGCACCGTGTCGTCGACGGTGTGCGGATGCTGGGGAACCCAGGCGATCGCGGTCGGCACTTCGAGGGCACCCCCGACGCGTGCGGCGCGGTCGAGTGTGCCGGTGATCGCGCCGAGCAGGGTGCTCTTGCCCGCGCCGGAGGGTCCCTCGACGACGACCGTCTCCCCCGACCGCACCTCGAGGTCGAACCCGGCGAGCACGACGCCGCGCTCCGGGTACGCGACGGTGAGGTCGCGTGCGCGCACGACAGCGCCGTCGGCCGCGCCCCTCGCGATCCGCTCGGTGCGGGCATCCGCGCCGCGGCTCGTCAGTTCCCGTGCCCGGTCGAGCGCGACGGCGCCGGACTGGGCGGCGTGGAACGCGGTGCCGAGGTCGCGGAACGGGGTGAAGCACTCGGGGGCGAGCACGAGCACGAGCAGGCCGATCTCGAGCGGCAGCTCGCCGTGCACGAGGCGCACGCCGACGAACACCGCGACGACGGCGACCGAGATCGTGGAGATGAGTTCGAGCACGAGGGAGGAGAGGAACGCGAGGCGCAGGGTCGCGAGCGTCGTGCGCCGGTGCTCCTCGGAGATCCGGTCGAGGGCCGCCGCCTGCTCGTCGACGCGCCCGAGCCCGACGAGCACCGGCAGCCCGCGGGCGAGCTCGACGAGGTGGTCGGAGAGCCGCGCGAGGGCGGCGACGGACTCGGCCGAGCGGTCCCGCGTGTGCAGCCCGACGAGCGCCATGAACACCGGCACGAGCGGCACCGTGAGCACGACGATGAGGGCGCTCACCCAGTCGGCGGCGAGGATGCGCAGACCGACGACCACCGGGACGACGGCGGCTCCCGTGACCGCCGGCAGCACCCGGCGGGCGAACGCGTCGAGGTCGTCGAGCCCCGACGACGCGAGCTGCGCGGCGGATCCCACGCGGGAGTCGACACCCCCGGCGAGGTACCGGAGCACGAGCGCGCGCCGCACGCGCGACTTCGCGGCGATCGCCGCTCGGGCCGCGACCACCTCGCCGAGCCACGCGGCACCGGCGCGGGCCACCGCGGCGCAGAGGCCCGCGATCACCGCGCCGCGCCATCCGTCGCCGCCGTCGATGACGGCGACGACCCCGCGGGCGAGCGCCTCGGCGAGCACGACGAGTGCGACCGCCCGCACCGCCGCGAGCACGCCGAGCAGGTAGAGCGCGCGCGGGTCGATCGGCCCGAGACGTGCGAGCCGCTCGGCGAGCCGAGCCGGGATGCGCGGCATCAGTGCACCGGGTGGTGCTCGGGGATGTGCCGCTCGCCGATCCGGCGGCGGAACACCCAGTACGTCCACCCCTGGTAGGCGAGCACGAGCGGCACGCCGAACGCGGCGACGACGCTCATGACGCCGAGCGCGTAGTCGCCGCTCGACGCGTTCGACACCGTGAGATCCCACGCGCGATCGAGGGTCGACGGCAGCACCACCGGATACACGGCGGTGAAGATCGCCGCGACGCCGGCGAGCAGCAGCGCCGCCATGCCCGCGAACGCGACGCCCTCGCGGCGGCGGCGCGCGGCGGTCCACGCGACCCCGCCCGCGACGACGGCGAGGGCGGCGAGGCACCAGCTCACGATCGACCCGTCGCGCAGCTGGACGACGAGCACCCAGCCGATCAGCGGCACGAGCGCCACGGGCATCCACCGGGCGGCGAACCGTCCCGCGCTCTCGCGCACGCCGCCCTCGGTCTTGAGCGCGAGGAACGCCGCGGCGTGGGCGAGGCAGAACCCGACGACCGCGAGTCCGCCGAGCACGGCGGGCCAGCCGAACCACGCGAACGGCCCCCCGACACGGTCGCCGTTCTCGTTGAGCGGCAACCCGACCGTCGTGATGGCGAGCAGGGCGCCGACGCCGAACGCGGCGACGAGCGAGCCGAGACCGAGGGCCCGATCCCACCAGCGGGTCCACCGCGCCGTGCGGCCCTTGCCGCGGTACTCGATCGACACCGCGCGCAGGATGAGGGCGAGCAGCACGAACACGAGCGGCAGGTACAGGGCCGAGAGCAGCGACGCGTACCAGAGCGGGAACGCGGCGAAGGTGGCGCCGACCGCGGTGAGCAGCCACACCTCGTTGCCGTCCCAGACGGGTCCGATGGTGTTGAGCATCACGCGGCGACGACGGTCGTCGCGGGTGGAGAACAGCAGGTGCATGCCGACGCCGAGATCGAACCCCTCGAGCAGCAGGTAGCCCGCCCAGAGCACGGCGATGAGCACGAACCAGACGGTGGGCAGCACATCCATGACGGTCCCTTCCGGATGCCGGTCAGTAGGCGAAGGCGAGCACGTCGTCGCGACGCTCCGCGTCCGGGTCGGTGGGCTCATCTCGGCGCGGGCGGATGCCGGCGTCCGGCATCGCGGCGCGCACCCCGGCGCGCACGAACCGGACGAGCAGGGTCACCTCGACGACGGCGAGGGCGCCGTAGACGAGCGCGAGCGAGATGAGGGAGAACAGCAGCTCCCCCGCCGTCACTCCGGGAGACACCGCGGCGGCGGTGAACATGAACACGCCGTCGGTGCCGCTCGGGTTCGGGTTGGGCACCACGACGAAGGGCTGGCGGCCCATCTCGGTGAAGACCCATCCGGCGGTGTTGGCCGCGAAGGGCGCGAGGATGCCGAGCACGGCGAGGCGCATGATCCACTTCGACTCCGGCACGGTGCCCTTGCGGGTCAGCCACAGCGCGACCGCCGCCGCGAAAGCGGCGAGAGCGCCGAATCCGATCATGAGCCGGAAGCCCCAGTAGGTGACCTCCATGAGCGGCACGTACTGGACGGGCTGCCCGGCGCGCTCGCCGTACATCGGGTCGTCGGGCAGGGTCTCGCCGTACTTCTCCTGGTATTCGGGGAGCAGATCGCTGACGCCCTCGATCTCGGTGTCGACGTCGCCGTGTGCGAGGAAGGAGAGCAGCCCGGGCACCTCGATGACGCTCACGACGTCGGAGCAGTCGCGGGAGCCGAGGTTGCCGACCGCGAACACCGAGAAGCTCGTGCCGGTCTTGCACGCCGCCTCGGCGGCGGCCATCTTCATCGGCTGCTGATCGAACATGAGCTTGGCCTGCAGGTCGCCGGTGAGCGCGACGCCGCCGAAGGCGACGACC carries:
- a CDS encoding FAD-dependent monooxygenase — its product is MGEIDDDTDVLIVGAGPTGLMMANCLSRLGVRFVLIDGKTEPTRESRALVLQARTMEIYDQLGLVDRVLERAKRVDALTPGFESTAFRRVDISRLSAGLSRFPALFVLEQSANERMLVDALEERGESVRWATALDDLRDDGAGVTATVRTDHGTSTIRARYCVGADGGSSRVRESAGIPFDGTTNQHTFYVADAVGVTGLERGVNIRFGTSDFLLAFPMAGRHDYRLIGVVRNAEMPAVAERHVRERLRRFFGVDYRESRWFSTYRVHHRVAREFRRGAVFLAGDAAHVHSPVGAQGMNTGLQDAHNLAAKMADVVLHGAPDASLDRYEAERRPVAQRLIATTDAVFDVVTSDRAVARTFRRVALRAVAPIAPALVPRLPGASRFFGYVSQTRIHYWMRDEAKAERNGRRGTVVGRRLPTGPEEAEQLRSMRWQVHVYGDVPPGAVESAASRLGVPVHHHEQVPDHRLRRGWFHLVRPDGFVAAAAPAERADRLATALPWNAGA
- a CDS encoding MBL fold metallo-hydrolase, yielding MQLAPHLHRIGNDIVAAYLVDTAEGVTVIDAGLPGHWRDLLAELRDMGRAIEDVRGVVLTHGDSDHLGFAERLRREHGVPVFVHSADAARARGGAKPSASAGGFRPLPTLQFLAYSLSKGGARTAHLTEVVELQGGETLDLPGSPHIIELPGHSPGSIAVHVPAVGAVFVGDGLTTRHVLTGRPGPQAAPFTDDPEQAIASLTRLEGLGARWVLPGHGAPWSGGVEEAVRLIRADRAARAD
- a CDS encoding TetR/AcrR family transcriptional regulator, which translates into the protein MPTPDRTSLADIVAAGRDLLESDGPARLTMQAVADRVGVRAPSLYKRVRNREELMDLIAEASVRDLGARLRAVAEAEPDARGRLRALAVALREFAHAHPAAFHLVFTPPPGTSGSRPESLAVASAPLIEVAGELAGPERALDAARTVTAWANGFLGMELGGSFRLGGDLDAAFDYGIDALARALTASGD
- the cydC gene encoding thiol reductant ABC exporter subunit CydC; the protein is MPRIPARLAERLARLGPIDPRALYLLGVLAAVRAVALVVLAEALARGVVAVIDGGDGWRGAVIAGLCAAVARAGAAWLGEVVAARAAIAAKSRVRRALVLRYLAGGVDSRVGSAAQLASSGLDDLDAFARRVLPAVTGAAVVPVVVGLRILAADWVSALIVVLTVPLVPVFMALVGLHTRDRSAESVAALARLSDHLVELARGLPVLVGLGRVDEQAAALDRISEEHRRTTLATLRLAFLSSLVLELISTISVAVVAVFVGVRLVHGELPLEIGLLVLVLAPECFTPFRDLGTAFHAAQSGAVALDRARELTSRGADARTERIARGAADGAVVRARDLTVAYPERGVVLAGFDLEVRSGETVVVEGPSGAGKSTLLGAITGTLDRAARVGGALEVPTAIAWVPQHPHTVDDTVLRELRRYAPGVDDPELRAVLGRLGLHEPAADPARLSPGELRRLAVARGVARVADGAQLLVLDEPTAHLDAHSARLVVDELARVRGRVAVLIATHEHEVAAVADRRVTLGRGVLREARVEQAPEAPTIPAPDAPASGAEASPVRVLIAFLRPALGRYAAAIVLGTLAALFAAALTAVSGWLIVRASQQPPIMYLMVAIVGVRFFGVGRAALRYAERLVTHDAIFRSLGSWRARLWTALARRGGSSRALLRGGTALDHLVVTADRVRDLVPRVLLPVAVGVAVVAAALVTVALLHAPALPVFAAALAVALVLAPLVTLVADSAASAGAGRFSSALTRRMAAALPAAAELRANGAADRASAELLELDARAGDTVRRSALAAGLGSAVVVLACTAASVLVLPATVAGIAAGTLPTEIVAVLALLPLGLIDPLLAVVDAVQHAPALAAALRRTGELADPVDPAPRATDTGPSRVEELRIDGVTARWPGAAVPVVEGVDAVVQRGEWLAIEGPSGAGKSTLLSVLVGQLPAERGHVLLDGVDVAGLDATSLARRMVWCPQEGHLFDSTVRANLLLARPRDDAPRDGELWAALDAVGLADALRAHPAGLDARLGSEGAGLSGGQRQRLAIARTLLSRADVVLLDEPTAHLDAATAGELMRRLRVALADRIVVLVTHHPDDMAPGDLRLALGRAAVAAG
- the cydB gene encoding cytochrome d ubiquinol oxidase subunit II, giving the protein MDVLPTVWFVLIAVLWAGYLLLEGFDLGVGMHLLFSTRDDRRRRVMLNTIGPVWDGNEVWLLTAVGATFAAFPLWYASLLSALYLPLVFVLLALILRAVSIEYRGKGRTARWTRWWDRALGLGSLVAAFGVGALLAITTVGLPLNENGDRVGGPFAWFGWPAVLGGLAVVGFCLAHAAAFLALKTEGGVRESAGRFAARWMPVALVPLIGWVLVVQLRDGSIVSWCLAALAVVAGGVAWTAARRRREGVAFAGMAALLLAGVAAIFTAVYPVVLPSTLDRAWDLTVSNASSGDYALGVMSVVAAFGVPLVLAYQGWTYWVFRRRIGERHIPEHHPVH
- a CDS encoding cytochrome ubiquinol oxidase subunit I, coding for MDPLEIARWQFGITTVYHFWMVPLTLGLGPLVAIMQTLWVRTGDERWLRMTKFWGKLYLINFIMGVATGIVQEFQFGMAWSEYSRFVGDVFGAPLAMEGLLAFFFESTFLGLWIFGWDRLPKKLHLATLWIAVAGSVVSAYFIIVANSWMQHPVGVDLVDGRPVMTDIWAVLTNNTAIAAFTHTIFGALGVGAGFALGIAWYQLWRRRRDGLDSVDTDGRVIVGASATEPARDRADHAVWLRSLRIAAAVAVVAFGGVALTGDLQAKLMFDQQPMKMAAAEAACKTGTSFSVFAVGNLGSRDCSDVVSVIEVPGLLSFLAHGDVDTEIEGVSDLLPEYQEKYGETLPDDPMYGERAGQPVQYVPLMEVTYWGFRLMIGFGALAAFAAAVALWLTRKGTVPESKWIMRLAVLGILAPFAANTAGWVFTEMGRQPFVVVPNPNPSGTDGVFMFTAAAVSPGVTAGELLFSLISLALVYGALAVVEVTLLVRFVRAGVRAAMPDAGIRPRRDEPTDPDAERRDDVLAFAY